The genomic segment ATTTAAAGCAGTACATGGAATAAACCTAGAAATAAAAGATGGAGAATTCATGGTATTTGTAGGACCATCAGGATGTGCAAAATCAACAACACTAAGAATGATAGCAGGATTAGAAGACATAA from the Streptobacillus canis genome contains:
- a CDS encoding ATP-binding cassette domain-containing protein; the protein is MAEVILKNVEKQYPNGFKAVHGINLEIKDGEFMVFVGPSGCAKSTTLRMIAGLEDI